One Mycoavidus sp. HKI genomic region harbors:
- a CDS encoding type II toxin-antitoxin system RelB/DinJ family antitoxin produces the protein MATTTMVHVRVDEQMKAQAVETLAAMGLSISDAIRVFLMRIVAEKQLPFALKVPNAETRAAMAEADEVVRTHHARFATATELFDDLEKNSSK, from the coding sequence ATGGCTACTACTACAATGGTTCATGTCCGCGTAGATGAACAAATGAAGGCGCAGGCCGTGGAAACGCTGGCCGCGATGGGATTATCTATATCCGATGCTATACGTGTATTTCTGATGCGCATCGTCGCAGAAAAGCAACTTCCTTTCGCACTCAAGGTGCCGAACGCAGAAACGCGTGCCGCGATGGCTGAGGCTGACGAGGTTGTGCGTACGCACCATGCGCGCTTTGCAACTGCTACCGAATTGTTCGATGATCTGGAAAAAAACAGCAGCAAGTAA
- a CDS encoding helix-hairpin-helix domain-containing protein produces MLKNLLFIVSVLALTSTIVIHPAYAGVDVNSANAATLQSIKGINSVKAETIVKERDQHGAYKDAADLAARVKGLGQRSVAKFQQEGLMIGTAVEPPVPAKPNVTTQSRPAGKK; encoded by the coding sequence ATGCTCAAAAATCTGCTATTTATTGTATCTGTACTGGCGCTGACCTCTACTATCGTGATTCATCCCGCGTATGCGGGAGTTGATGTCAACTCTGCTAATGCCGCAACTCTGCAAAGTATAAAAGGGATTAATTCTGTCAAAGCGGAGACCATTGTTAAAGAGCGTGATCAACATGGTGCGTATAAGGATGCGGCTGATTTAGCCGCACGCGTGAAGGGCTTAGGCCAGCGGTCAGTGGCTAAGTTCCAACAAGAGGGACTGATGATTGGCACGGCCGTAGAGCCGCCTGTTCCCGCCAAGCCGAATGTAACTACTCAGTCTCGTCCAGCCGGCAAAAAATAA
- the rfaD gene encoding ADP-glyceromanno-heptose 6-epimerase — protein MTLIVTGAAGFIGSNLVKALNARGEHNIIAVDNLTRAEKFKNLVECEISDYLDKAEFIERFARGAFGKIRAVFHQGACSDTMAADGRYMMENNFAYSRSLLEICGAQQIPFLYASSAAIYGGSSTFAETRACERPLNVYGYSKFLFDQFVRRKLPTAQTQIVGFRYFNVYGPNEAHKGRMASVALHNFNEFRTQGRVKLFGEYNGYAAGQQQRDFVSVEDVVKVNLHFFDHPQQSGIFNLGSGQAQPFNDIAVSVVNTLRTLGGEAALPLAALVAQGLIEYIPFPDALRGKYQCLTQADLTQLRKAGYNAPFLNVEQGVARYVNWLIGQL, from the coding sequence ATGACTCTGATTGTGACTGGTGCAGCCGGTTTTATTGGTAGTAACCTGGTAAAAGCGTTAAACGCACGTGGCGAACATAACATCATTGCGGTTGACAATCTGACGCGCGCTGAAAAATTCAAGAATTTAGTCGAGTGCGAAATCTCCGATTATCTCGATAAAGCTGAATTTATCGAACGCTTTGCGCGTGGCGCCTTTGGCAAAATACGCGCGGTCTTTCATCAAGGCGCCTGCTCGGATACGATGGCGGCTGATGGCCGCTATATGATGGAGAACAACTTTGCGTATAGCCGCTCCTTGCTAGAAATATGTGGCGCACAGCAGATTCCTTTCTTATACGCCTCATCCGCCGCGATCTATGGCGGGTCTAGCACCTTTGCTGAAACGCGTGCTTGCGAGCGCCCACTGAACGTTTATGGCTATTCGAAATTCTTATTCGATCAATTCGTCCGCCGCAAATTGCCCACGGCGCAAACGCAGATTGTTGGTTTTCGCTATTTTAATGTTTATGGGCCAAACGAAGCCCATAAAGGGCGTATGGCTTCGGTCGCGTTGCACAATTTTAATGAGTTTCGTACGCAGGGCCGGGTGAAATTATTTGGCGAATATAATGGCTATGCAGCCGGCCAACAGCAGCGTGATTTTGTCTCGGTTGAAGATGTGGTCAAGGTCAATTTGCATTTTTTTGATCATCCTCAGCAGTCGGGTATTTTTAATTTGGGCAGCGGCCAGGCACAACCCTTTAATGATATTGCGGTGAGCGTAGTCAATACCTTGCGCACGCTGGGCGGTGAAGCCGCCTTACCGCTTGCAGCACTGGTGGCGCAGGGCCTGATTGAATATATTCCTTTTCCAGATGCGCTGCGCGGCAAATACCAATGCCTGACCCAAGCTGATTTAACACAGTTGCGCAAAGCGGGCTACAACGCGCCATTTTTGAATGTCGAGCAAGGTGTAGCACGTTATGTAAATTGGCTAATTGGCCAGCTATAA
- the rfaE1 gene encoding D-glycero-beta-D-manno-heptose-7-phosphate kinase — protein MVAVDKALPVQIDHRAPVLREHLVPARVLVVGDVMLDRYWFGDTTRISPEAPVPVVHVQHCEERLGGAANVARNIAALGAQANLIGMIGDDEAGRQLLKLLAESGVGAYLEQDDARLTTVKLRVVSRQQQLLRVDFEKKLTHEAPPAGLTGFKSLLATQDVVLLSDYGKGYLTAHVAEMIAAARAAGKPVLVDPKGDDWTPYRGASLITPNRTELCAVTGSWQSEEDLKQRVKQLRLALDIDALLLTRSEEGMTLYYADSALHINTVAREVYDVAGAGDTVIATLAALLAAGVPLVDAVIHANRAAGIVVGKLGTAAVKYDELFS, from the coding sequence ATGGTGGCTGTAGATAAGGCATTGCCTGTGCAAATTGACCACCGCGCGCCGGTGTTACGAGAACACTTAGTCCCAGCACGCGTGTTAGTGGTGGGGGATGTGATGCTCGATCGTTATTGGTTTGGCGATACAACCCGCATCTCGCCTGAGGCGCCGGTGCCGGTAGTTCATGTACAGCATTGTGAGGAACGCTTGGGTGGGGCGGCCAACGTTGCGCGCAATATTGCGGCGCTTGGCGCACAAGCCAACCTGATTGGTATGATTGGTGATGATGAAGCGGGCCGCCAGCTGCTTAAGTTACTTGCTGAAAGTGGTGTCGGTGCTTACCTTGAGCAGGATGACGCACGACTGACTACAGTGAAACTACGCGTTGTGTCGCGCCAGCAGCAATTATTACGCGTTGATTTTGAAAAGAAATTAACCCATGAAGCGCCACCAGCTGGGTTGACGGGCTTTAAATCATTGCTTGCTACGCAAGATGTAGTATTACTGTCTGATTATGGCAAAGGGTACTTAACGGCCCACGTGGCAGAGATGATTGCCGCCGCGCGTGCTGCTGGCAAGCCGGTATTGGTGGATCCAAAAGGCGACGATTGGACGCCTTATCGCGGGGCCAGTTTGATCACACCAAATCGCACCGAATTGTGCGCAGTGACGGGCAGTTGGCAGTCGGAAGAGGATCTTAAACAACGCGTTAAGCAGTTGCGCCTAGCGCTGGATATTGACGCTTTATTGCTCACGCGCTCAGAAGAAGGCATGACGCTTTATTATGCTGACAGCGCACTTCATATTAATACGGTAGCCCGTGAAGTCTATGATGTAGCCGGCGCGGGAGATACCGTGATCGCTACCTTGGCGGCGCTGCTAGCCGCGGGTGTGCCGCTGGTTGATGCGGTCATCCATGCGAATCGAGCGGCCGGCATTGTCGTTGGCAAGCTCGGTACCGCGGCTGTAAAATACGATGAACTTTTTTCATAA
- a CDS encoding UDP-glucose/GDP-mannose dehydrogenase family protein, with protein MKITIIGTGYVGLVTGACLAETGNHVFCIDVAAHKIDLLNNGGVPIYEPGLREMIARNRAAGRIQFSTDLAAGAEHGDILFIAVGTPPDEDGSADLQYVLAAARNIGQHMNGFKVIVNKSTVPVGTAQRVQHAIAAELAERAVEHPFSVVSNPEFLKEGAALDDFMRPDRIVLGCENDQNGMRAADMMKSLYAPFNRDHECLLQMDVRSAEMTKYAANAMLATRISFMNELANLAECIGVDIDAVRRGIGADPRIGNHFLYPGCGYGGSCFPKDVQALIRTASEHDQPLHILSAVEAVNDAQKQVLAQKIVARLGADLSAFRFAVWGLAFKPDTDDMREAPSRVLIAALLARGATVVAYDPVAMDEAKRVFALDLQAEPTASARLSFAAEPMQAVEGADALVVVTEWDAFKSPDFQLLCAQLKTPLIFDGRNLYEPAAMGALEIEYHAIGRTDESLNLPATCAAQGDLYGGCR; from the coding sequence ATGAAAATTACTATTATCGGCACGGGCTATGTTGGCCTTGTCACCGGAGCTTGTTTGGCGGAGACGGGTAATCACGTATTTTGCATTGATGTCGCGGCGCATAAGATTGACCTGCTGAATAATGGTGGCGTTCCTATTTACGAGCCAGGGTTGCGAGAAATGATTGCGCGCAATCGGGCGGCTGGGCGGATTCAATTTTCGACTGATCTGGCGGCAGGGGCGGAGCACGGAGACATCTTATTTATTGCAGTGGGTACGCCGCCAGACGAAGACGGTTCGGCTGATCTGCAATATGTGCTAGCCGCAGCTCGCAATATTGGCCAGCACATGAATGGCTTTAAGGTCATTGTGAACAAATCGACGGTGCCAGTTGGCACGGCGCAGCGTGTCCAGCACGCTATTGCCGCTGAGCTAGCAGAGCGCGCGGTAGAGCATCCGTTTTCAGTCGTGTCAAATCCTGAATTCTTGAAAGAAGGGGCCGCGCTTGATGATTTTATGCGGCCGGACCGGATTGTACTCGGTTGCGAGAATGATCAAAATGGCATGCGCGCAGCTGACATGATGAAAAGCCTATATGCGCCCTTTAACCGCGATCATGAATGCTTGCTGCAAATGGACGTACGCTCGGCCGAAATGACCAAATATGCGGCCAATGCAATGTTGGCCACTCGTATTTCTTTTATGAACGAACTGGCTAATTTGGCTGAGTGCATTGGTGTTGATATTGATGCGGTGCGCCGCGGTATCGGTGCCGACCCGCGGATTGGCAATCATTTTCTGTATCCGGGCTGCGGCTATGGCGGCTCTTGCTTTCCAAAAGATGTACAAGCTTTGATTCGTACCGCTAGCGAACATGATCAGCCTTTACATATCCTGTCTGCGGTTGAAGCAGTCAATGATGCGCAAAAGCAGGTGCTAGCGCAGAAAATTGTCGCCCGCTTGGGCGCAGATTTATCCGCTTTTCGGTTTGCCGTTTGGGGGCTTGCGTTCAAGCCTGACACCGATGATATGCGCGAAGCCCCAAGTCGAGTCTTGATTGCTGCCTTATTGGCGCGTGGCGCTACGGTGGTGGCTTACGATCCGGTTGCCATGGACGAAGCCAAGCGCGTTTTTGCGCTTGATTTGCAAGCTGAGCCGACCGCATCTGCACGTTTGTCATTTGCGGCTGAACCCATGCAGGCTGTCGAGGGCGCGGATGCGCTGGTGGTGGTGACAGAATGGGATGCATTCAAGAGCCCTGATTTCCAGCTGTTATGCGCGCAACTGAAAACGCCGTTGATTTTTGATGGCCGTAATTTATATGAGCCTGCTGCGATGGGTGCGCTAGAGATTGAATATCATGCAATCGGGCGTACTGATGAGTCACTTAACTTACCTGCTACCTGTGCCGCTCAAGGAGATCTATATGGTGGCTGTAGATAA
- the lapB gene encoding lipopolysaccharide assembly protein LapB gives MDLDFWWLLVIPLIFGLGWMAARFDLKHLLAEGTNLPRSYFRGLNFLLSEQHDKAIDAFIEVAKLDPETTELHFALGNLFRRRGETERAIRVHQNLLNRTDLPVVERDHALYELGQDFLKAGLFDRAETAFEQLAAGIYASEAQRSLLTIYSIQKDWQRAIAIAERLEVLGVQSCRQQIAQFYCELAEEALQRKQLEQARSELERSLVAHPANARAMILQGQVELALGNLTAAIDAWMQIEKENATYLPLVAEKLMSAHEKLGLAEQGSRLLIDYLERHASHDLLDLAYPYIAAHQGVEAAHALARAQMQKAPNLTGMIRLLEAQLANAEMERRSELELMRRLLIQRTKNLPRYICRDCGFRARFFYWQCPGCRGWETYASCRTEPMAHS, from the coding sequence ATGGATCTTGATTTCTGGTGGCTACTGGTTATTCCGTTGATTTTCGGTTTGGGCTGGATGGCAGCGCGTTTTGATCTCAAACATTTGCTGGCAGAAGGCACAAACCTGCCGCGCTCTTATTTTCGTGGCCTTAATTTTCTGCTGAGTGAGCAACATGATAAAGCAATTGATGCTTTTATTGAGGTTGCCAAACTCGATCCAGAAACTACCGAACTCCATTTCGCGCTAGGTAATTTATTTCGCCGCCGGGGTGAAACCGAGCGCGCCATCCGCGTCCATCAAAACTTACTCAATCGCACTGATTTGCCAGTAGTGGAAAGAGATCATGCGCTGTATGAATTGGGCCAAGATTTTTTGAAGGCGGGCCTTTTCGATCGCGCCGAAACTGCATTCGAGCAGTTGGCAGCAGGAATATATGCCAGCGAAGCGCAGCGTAGCTTATTAACGATTTATAGTATTCAAAAAGATTGGCAGCGGGCGATTGCGATTGCCGAGCGACTCGAAGTGCTGGGCGTACAGTCTTGCCGCCAACAGATCGCACAGTTTTATTGTGAGCTGGCTGAAGAGGCGTTGCAGCGTAAACAGCTCGAGCAGGCGCGTAGTGAACTTGAGCGCTCGCTGGTGGCTCATCCGGCCAATGCGCGCGCCATGATTTTACAGGGTCAAGTTGAACTCGCGTTGGGCAACCTAACCGCGGCGATTGACGCCTGGATGCAGATTGAGAAAGAGAACGCGACGTATTTACCCCTGGTCGCTGAAAAGCTGATGAGCGCTCATGAGAAACTGGGCCTGGCGGAACAAGGCAGTCGCTTATTGATTGACTATCTTGAGCGTCATGCATCGCATGATTTATTGGATCTTGCTTACCCGTATATTGCTGCGCATCAAGGGGTTGAGGCCGCCCATGCACTGGCGCGCGCGCAAATGCAAAAAGCGCCAAACCTAACGGGCATGATTAGATTGCTTGAGGCGCAACTTGCCAACGCGGAAATGGAGCGTCGTAGCGAGCTTGAGTTAATGCGCAGGCTATTAATTCAGCGCACAAAAAATTTGCCGCGTTATATCTGCCGGGATTGTGGTTTTCGCGCCCGGTTTTTTTATTGGCAATGCCCAGGCTGCCGCGGTTGGGAAACCTACGCGTCATGCCGTACAGAACCTATGGCACATAGCTAG
- a CDS encoding lipopolysaccharide assembly LapA domain-containing protein, with amino-acid sequence MRFLVWLVRLLVFAVLLLLALANTQSVTLNVFAGYSWQAPLIIIGFAFFVVGILAGLLFTLPTNFQRQFQIGRLKRELKRARELSMARDELPPPLI; translated from the coding sequence ATGCGCTTTCTAGTCTGGCTGGTTCGCCTTCTTGTTTTTGCAGTGTTGTTATTATTAGCCCTGGCTAATACGCAAAGCGTAACACTGAATGTCTTCGCGGGTTACAGCTGGCAGGCGCCGTTGATTATTATCGGCTTTGCTTTTTTTGTCGTGGGTATATTGGCAGGGTTACTTTTTACTCTTCCTACAAATTTTCAGCGGCAGTTTCAAATTGGGCGTCTTAAGCGCGAACTCAAGCGTGCGCGCGAGCTATCGATGGCACGCGATGAATTGCCGCCGCCGCTGATCTAA
- a CDS encoding integration host factor subunit beta: MTRSELVAQLATRFPLLVLKDTSLAVSAVLDAMSGALAQGHRIEIRGFGSFSVNCRRPRVGRNPKSGEQVLVQEKYVPHFKPGKALREQVDRRAGSTPLRFDFPIE; the protein is encoded by the coding sequence ATGACCAGATCTGAATTGGTCGCTCAGTTGGCTACGCGCTTTCCGCTGCTTGTGCTTAAAGACACAAGTCTTGCGGTAAGCGCGGTGCTCGATGCGATGTCTGGAGCGCTCGCTCAAGGCCATCGTATCGAGATTCGTGGTTTTGGTAGTTTTTCTGTGAATTGTCGTCGCCCAAGAGTTGGCCGTAACCCAAAGTCAGGCGAACAAGTGCTCGTGCAAGAGAAATATGTGCCGCACTTTAAACCAGGTAAAGCGTTGCGTGAGCAAGTTGATCGCCGGGCTGGCAGCACTCCCCTCCGATTCGATTTTCCTATCGAATAA
- the rpsA gene encoding 30S ribosomal protein S1 — protein MSDLQTSTSAPPTESFAALFAESLTRQDMRAGEVISAEVVRFDHNFVVVNAGLKSEAYIALEEFLNDHGELEAQVGDFVSVAIDALENGYGDTVLSRDKAKRLASWLSLEKALDDSALVTGTITGKVKGGLTVMVNGIRAFLPGSLIDTRPVKDTTPYEGTTTEFRVIKLDRKRNNVVLSRRAVIEASQGEERAKLLETLQEGAVVEGVVKNITDYGAFVDLGGIDGLLHITDIAWRRVRHPSEALTVGKTITAKILKFDQEKNRVSLGVKQLGGDPWEGIARRYPSSTRLFGKVTNITDYGAFVEVESGIEGLVHVSEMDWTNKNVAPGKAVQLGDEVEVMVLEIDEERRRISLGMKQCKPNPWDDFSRNYKKGDKLSGAIKSITDFGVFIGLPGAIDGLVHLSDLSWNESAEEAVRKFKKGDEVEAIVLGIDVEKERISLGIKQLEGDPFNNYTAMNDKGSIVQGTVKSVDAKGAIVTLAIEVEAYLRASELGRERVEDARTALKEGDAVDAMIINIDRKTRSINLSVKAKEAGIQPDVNQNQRDNSSAASGTTNLGALLKAKLDSQNQ, from the coding sequence ATGTCCGATTTGCAAACCTCAACCTCTGCTCCTCCCACCGAATCCTTCGCTGCGCTGTTTGCTGAATCACTTACCCGCCAGGATATGCGTGCGGGCGAAGTGATTTCTGCCGAAGTGGTACGTTTTGACCACAATTTTGTGGTTGTCAATGCAGGCCTCAAATCCGAAGCGTATATAGCGCTCGAAGAATTTCTGAATGATCACGGCGAGCTTGAGGCGCAAGTGGGTGATTTTGTTTCCGTCGCCATCGATGCGCTGGAAAATGGTTATGGCGACACCGTTTTGTCGCGTGATAAAGCTAAACGTCTGGCTTCTTGGCTGTCGCTTGAAAAAGCCCTGGACGATAGCGCGCTGGTCACCGGCACGATCACCGGCAAAGTTAAGGGTGGTCTGACCGTCATGGTCAACGGCATCCGTGCTTTCTTGCCGGGCTCATTAATTGATACCCGTCCAGTTAAAGACACAACGCCTTATGAAGGGACGACAACTGAATTCCGCGTGATTAAATTAGATCGCAAGCGCAATAACGTGGTTCTATCACGCCGTGCTGTGATCGAAGCTTCGCAAGGTGAAGAGCGCGCGAAGCTGCTTGAAACCTTACAAGAAGGCGCAGTGGTTGAAGGTGTGGTTAAAAATATTACGGATTACGGTGCATTCGTTGATCTGGGCGGCATTGACGGTCTATTGCATATTACTGATATCGCATGGCGTCGTGTGCGTCATCCGAGCGAGGCACTGACAGTGGGTAAAACTATCACTGCCAAGATTCTCAAATTCGACCAAGAAAAGAACCGCGTTTCGCTGGGTGTTAAACAACTGGGTGGCGATCCATGGGAAGGTATTGCACGCCGTTACCCATCTAGCACACGTTTATTTGGTAAAGTGACCAACATTACCGACTATGGCGCATTTGTTGAAGTTGAGTCTGGGATTGAAGGCTTGGTGCATGTGTCCGAAATGGATTGGACCAATAAGAACGTTGCCCCGGGCAAAGCTGTACAGCTGGGTGATGAGGTTGAAGTGATGGTGCTTGAAATTGATGAAGAGCGTCGTCGGATTAGCCTTGGTATGAAACAGTGCAAACCTAATCCATGGGATGACTTTAGCCGCAACTACAAAAAAGGCGACAAGCTTTCAGGTGCGATTAAATCTATTACTGATTTCGGTGTCTTTATTGGTTTGCCTGGCGCGATCGACGGCTTGGTGCACTTGTCTGACCTATCCTGGAACGAGTCGGCTGAAGAGGCTGTGCGCAAATTCAAGAAAGGTGATGAAGTTGAAGCGATTGTCTTGGGCATTGACGTTGAGAAAGAGCGTATTTCACTCGGTATCAAGCAGCTTGAAGGCGACCCATTCAATAACTATACTGCCATGAACGACAAAGGTTCGATTGTGCAAGGTACAGTTAAATCGGTTGATGCCAAAGGCGCTATTGTGACGCTTGCAATCGAGGTTGAAGCTTACTTGCGCGCATCTGAACTCGGCCGTGAGCGCGTTGAAGATGCCCGCACTGCCCTTAAAGAAGGCGACGCTGTCGATGCGATGATCATCAATATTGACCGTAAAACGCGTAGCATTAATCTGTCTGTTAAGGCGAAAGAGGCCGGTATACAGCCAGACGTAAACCAAAACCAACGCGACAATAGCTCGGCAGCAAGCGGTACGACCAATCTTGGTGCACTGCTTAAAGCCAAGCTGGATAGTCAAAATCAGTAA
- the cmk gene encoding (d)CMP kinase produces the protein MTTVREHAKQHTKLHVPVIAIDGPTASGKGTVAQRVATRLGFDYLDSGALYRLLALASVRRQLAVEDVAALTVLARELHVVFREGYVKLDGANVSDEIRAEAIGNRASEIATHASVRQALIARQRAFRTLPGLVADGRDMGTVIFPDANLKIFLTASVEARAQRRYKQLIEKGFPASIETLSQDLAQRDARDIQRVNAPLKPAEDARVLDTSRLCADQVTDKILEWFAALSVPVFHAHIHV, from the coding sequence ATGACAACAGTTAGAGAACACGCAAAACAGCATACAAAACTGCATGTGCCAGTGATTGCGATTGATGGGCCAACGGCCTCTGGTAAAGGGACGGTTGCGCAGCGGGTGGCCACGCGTTTGGGATTTGATTACCTGGATAGCGGCGCATTGTACCGCCTGCTTGCGTTGGCGAGCGTGCGGCGCCAGCTTGCGGTAGAGGATGTTGCGGCCCTCACTGTATTAGCCCGCGAGCTGCATGTCGTCTTTAGAGAGGGCTATGTCAAGTTGGATGGCGCTAACGTATCTGATGAAATCCGCGCGGAAGCGATTGGCAATCGAGCCTCTGAAATTGCCACGCATGCGTCGGTAAGGCAGGCGCTGATTGCCCGCCAGCGAGCATTTCGCACATTACCGGGCCTAGTGGCCGATGGTCGGGATATGGGTACGGTGATTTTTCCAGACGCGAATTTGAAGATTTTTTTAACGGCCAGCGTTGAGGCGCGCGCGCAAAGGCGTTATAAACAATTGATAGAAAAAGGTTTTCCTGCTAGTATAGAAACCCTCTCGCAAGATTTAGCTCAGCGCGATGCACGTGATATTCAGCGTGTGAACGCGCCGCTTAAGCCTGCTGAAGATGCAAGAGTGCTCGATACCTCTCGTCTTTGCGCTGATCAAGTGACTGACAAGATACTCGAGTGGTTTGCTGCATTATCGGTCCCCGTGTTTCACGCCCATATCCATGTATAG
- the aroA gene encoding 3-phosphoshikimate 1-carboxyvinyltransferase, translating into MHLDLGPYTQARGTVQLPGSKSISNRVLLLAALAHGKTLITNLLEADDTRVMLEALATLGVHCLRQDQGYAVAGVGGVFPLRKAQLFLGNAGTAVRLLSAALALQAGESDSAYQISGVPRMHERPIGDLVDSLRVLGASIEYSGREGFPPLMIGPMQKRHEAVAGKADPATSIIAPHQQLAVRGDVSSQFLSAVLMALPLLPAAQRSVIIKVDGELISKPYIDLTISLMARFGVQVEREGWQRFTLAAGSSYQAPGQIAVEGDASSASYFLAAGAIGGGPLRVTGVGAESIQGDIGFANVLTEMGANVMMGPDWIEVSGVTNSPRRLKAIDMDFNLIPDAAMTVAVLALFAEGTSTLRNIASWRVKETDRLAAMATELRKLGATVDAGADFLRITPPATLTAGAEINTYDDHRMAMCFSLVSLAGVPIKINDPNCVAKTFPDYFERFGAVVR; encoded by the coding sequence ATGCATCTTGATTTAGGACCGTATACCCAGGCAAGGGGTACGGTGCAGTTACCGGGCTCAAAAAGCATCTCGAACCGCGTGCTTTTGCTAGCGGCGCTGGCACATGGAAAAACGCTCATCACTAATTTGTTAGAGGCGGATGATACGCGCGTGATGTTAGAGGCGTTAGCTACGCTTGGCGTGCATTGTCTGCGGCAAGATCAGGGTTATGCCGTGGCTGGAGTTGGGGGTGTTTTCCCGCTCAGAAAAGCGCAGCTTTTTCTTGGCAATGCCGGTACGGCGGTGCGTTTGTTAAGTGCCGCGCTCGCTCTGCAGGCGGGGGAGAGCGACAGCGCCTATCAGATTTCAGGTGTACCGCGGATGCATGAAAGACCCATCGGGGATTTAGTCGATAGTTTGCGTGTGCTAGGTGCATCGATTGAGTATTCAGGGCGCGAAGGTTTTCCGCCGCTGATGATCGGACCTATGCAAAAGAGGCATGAGGCCGTGGCAGGCAAAGCAGATCCGGCCACTTCTATCATCGCGCCTCATCAGCAACTCGCGGTGCGGGGCGATGTCTCGAGTCAGTTCTTGAGTGCGGTGTTGATGGCGCTACCATTGCTGCCGGCGGCGCAACGCAGCGTCATTATTAAAGTTGATGGAGAATTGATTTCAAAGCCCTATATTGACCTGACGATCAGTTTGATGGCGCGCTTTGGCGTGCAAGTAGAACGTGAGGGCTGGCAGCGTTTCACTCTAGCCGCAGGTTCATCTTATCAAGCGCCAGGCCAGATCGCAGTTGAGGGCGATGCCTCATCGGCCTCTTATTTTCTGGCCGCCGGTGCCATCGGCGGGGGGCCGCTGCGAGTAACCGGGGTTGGGGCCGAGAGTATCCAGGGCGATATTGGCTTTGCCAATGTGTTGACCGAGATGGGTGCTAACGTCATGATGGGGCCTGACTGGATTGAAGTCAGTGGTGTTACCAATAGCCCGCGCCGGCTCAAGGCAATTGATATGGATTTTAATTTAATCCCTGATGCTGCCATGACAGTTGCTGTGCTCGCGCTTTTTGCCGAAGGCACGAGCACTTTGCGCAATATCGCCAGTTGGCGCGTGAAAGAGACGGATCGGCTAGCCGCGATGGCGACAGAGCTGCGTAAATTAGGCGCCACAGTTGACGCCGGAGCCGATTTTTTGCGGATTACTCCACCCGCCACGCTCACCGCCGGGGCCGAGATTAATACGTATGATGATCACCGCATGGCAATGTGCTTTTCGCTCGTGAGTTTGGCTGGGGTGCCGATTAAAATTAACGATCCCAACTGTGTTGCAAAAACATTTCCTGATTATTTTGAGCGCTTTGGCGCAGTCGTACGATGA